Within the Pan troglodytes isolate AG18354 chromosome 2, NHGRI_mPanTro3-v2.0_pri, whole genome shotgun sequence genome, the region GGTTTCAAAATGATGCCACAACATAGGTGGCACCAGCACTATTCAAGATCATTCcattcccatctctaaaaaaatttttggctgggtatggtggctcacgcctattaaCTCAACATTTTGAGAGTCCCAAAGCAAGATCACTCAGGGCTAGGAGTTGAAGaatagcctgagcaacatggcaagatcctgtctcaaaattcttttaaaaatttttttaaaagcccaggcttggtggtgcatgcctatagttccagctactcaggaggctgaggcagaaggatctcttgaacccaggagtttcaggctgtaGTTCACTATGATGGCAGCTgtgaatagcctgggcaacacagcaagacctcatctccaaaaaaagacaATAGAACTAAATTATTCTACTGCAGAACATGATTAGGTAAATATCTCCAAAGCAGAAAGACAGGTTTCATATTTTCGTTAGTTTGAGTCAGTCCTTCCAAATCAAATCTTGTTTTTTATTAGTATACAGAGAGTATAGCCAATAAGTAAATGAGAAGCAGTCTTTTTAAGCCAATGATCCattcttaaatgaaaaaatatataaatattttagaataaatttattaaattctaaagttgtagaatttttaaatttggatattttgggaaaatatttaaaccattattgcaaacaaaacaacaaaatgtacTTATGTTTATACTTAGgcacaaagaaaactacagtaTTTTAAAGTAACCATTACCCAATATTGAGGTTGCAAAGATTACTGAAGGCATAACCTAAAAAATGAGTTGATttctaaaaatgggaaaaagggaaaaaataatttctaaaaacaaGTATGCATACCTAAACCTACCTAATGACACCTTAGAAAATTCAAGTATAGCACCATTCATTAACATCAATGAGGATGTCATCACACATCATGTAGCCTCTGCACACtgtgagaataaatgaaaaagacaggCATCTTGCTATCATGACAATAGTTTTGACCTCGCAGACCTCTCTGTGCTTAGGCAACGGATAAAGCCATAAGAACtgtcctgccctcaaggagcaacctaaagtagggaaaaaaaaccaaaattacaCAATTATTATTTACAATTATGAGAAGAGCTCTTGACAACATTCAAATGGAGGATACAGTGTAGTAAGGGTGAGGGTATCAAGGCTTCCTTGAGAAGTGATGTTTTGAGGCCATTCTTTCTTCTCAATAACTGGTATTTGGTTCCTGAATCCTTTAACTTCCTTACCATTGTCACTCCTAAGCCAAATCTCATTACGTCATGTCTAGACTACTGTTAAGAGAACCACTTAAGTGGTCTCTGCAGCCCTCAATTTATTGGTGTTATCTATGGGAAAATTGCTCAAactctaagccttagtttcctaCCCTATAAAATGGGGTTTTATATACAAGGAACATACTAAATACACAGGTATACCTCAGAAACACTGCAGGCTCAATTCCAGAGCACTACAATAAAGCGAATCTCATGAATTtgttggtttcccagtgcataaaTTATGGTTACACTATACCATAGTCTATTAAGAAGTGTACAATAGCATTATGTATAATTGATAAATACATCACTgctaaaaaaatgctaacaatctttttgctggtggagggtcttacGCCAACGTTAACGATGGCTACTGACTCATCAGGGTTGGTGGTGGTTGAAGATTACGatagctgtggcaatttcttaaaagacaatgaagtttgccacactGACATCCTTTCACAagacttctctgtagcatgtgatgctgtttgatagcattttacccacagtagaacttttttttccttttccttttttttttctttaaacgcaaggtctcactctgtcacccaggctggagtgcaggggcgccatctcggcttactgcaacctcctcctcgctggttcaagagattctcctgcctcagcttcccaagtagctgggactacaggtgtgcaccacacctggctaatttggtagaggtggggtttcaccatgttggcaaggctggtcttgaactcctgacctcaagtgatctaccagtctcggcctcctaaagtgctgggattgcaggtgtgagccaccacacccagccagtggaacttatttcaaaattgaagtcaacTCTCTCACACCCTGGCACTGCTTTATCAACCAGGTTTCTGTAATTCCTAAATCCTTTATTggcattttaacaatgttcacagcaacttCACCAGTAGATTCCATCTCGAGaagccactttctttgctcatccctaaaaagcaactcctcatccattcaaatttgatcatgagattgcagcaattcagtcacatcttcaatGCCTTACTTCCAGTTCTAGTTCTCTTCCTGTTTCCACATCTGCAGTACACAAAAAGCATTCAATAACTATTACTTCATTTCTTCTACCTACGTTTCCATTAGCTTTTGCCTATAGTACGCACTAGAGTATGTTACCATTATTTGTTATAAGTAGTACCTCATTATTACAATATTCGTAAGCAATACCTCAAGGTCTAAGATTAGATTTTAAATCAAGGtcagtaaaaatagaaaaggctGTGAAGACTGTTGACTGACTTTACCAGAATCCATATACTAGAGGTGAGATTAGTTAGGTGATGAAATAACCATTCTATAAACATGATCTGAAACTCTGTTACTGTTGTCAGCAGGAAAAGCCAATGTTacatatgtttaaaaaagaaaaaaaaaacaaaaacccaaaaccagaaaacaaaaggtGACAAAGTATCAAGACAAAAGGTCACTGATGACTGATCTCTAGGAAAAAAGCTGGAAAGCAGGATTATTAAATGTAACCATGACTAAGATAAAAATCAGAGGCAGAAAGTCTTTGTCACCAAGAAGATATACTCCATAAGAGAGCAGAAACAATTCATCAGGTTTAACCCTGGTCtagataaaataaaactatttgatTCAATACTAACACTTCTCTAATAATCCAATATATTATCCAATCTCAAGGAGAGAGAGCCACggataagaaaaaaaagtcttcttgaGAAGTATGTGCTCTAATACAAACTAATACGCCACTAAGAAAGCAACCTGCAAAGTCCAGTACCAGACTTCTGGATTTGTGACCTAACAAGGTGCTCTACAATTAACCTAACAGTCAAACTAGAGTGTTGTAAACTAGAATTATATAATTATGCCAAACCTCCACTCACAAAAAATATATGGAAGTAACCTAAGTTTACATTTTgcaaatctcacacacacactagccCTGACAAAAGTTTCACCAGCTTTCTCATCCAAGTACAAGCGTGTAATATACTTAATAAATTTGTCTTATAAGGGTAAGAAATAGTATGTAACTACTTGAAAAGGAGATGGGTAGCTGgttaatttaaacaaaaagcCCAAGGAAGTAAAGTGCAGGAAAAGGATAACTGCAATGGTTAGTACAGGAAACCCAAAGAAGAACTGAATGGTGGGATAAATGTACTCAGAGACCATGAGGCATCAGTTTCCTCTATGAATAGAATATTAGGAGATGTAGGTTAAATGGGACCCTGAAGTCTCTCCCAAAAAGCCTTGTTTATATGTTTTCTGAGCTTAACTATTACTTGAGAATCAATTTCACGTATAAACCAacaaaactaacatttattgagcttccAGTTCTGTGCTTAGGCACTGAAAAATCACTTTCCTTAAGGATTGCAATTAAGCAGGAGAAACACAAATAAGGTGAACTTCTCTTGTTCGAAAGAATATATTTCAACAttccttttaaaaggaaaacctgaCCTGCAAGTTTCCAAAAATATTAATTACTATTCCTCTTTGCCTCTCAAAATTcccattctgttattttttagGAGGAGGAAAAAACAGTTCATTTGAGGAAAAATTGAGGGTCACATACTATACAATTGAGAAGAGTTTCTCTGAAACTGTAATCATTTTTGGCAGGTAAATAGGCATATCCGAGTCAGCAAATGAACTTGAAGATACTGAGTTATACTGCCTGCCCTGTGGGGTTCCACCTTCCCcaaaagaattcagaatttttgGGTGATCTGAGAATCTACATTAAGACAACTGTCTCCACACACAGGAGGTCTGAAGACCGCTGACCTAagggtctttttaaaaagtatatttaatggcctagggcggtggctcacacctgtaatcccaggactttgggaagcttagggcaggaagatcacttgagcccaggagttctaacCTGTGCagcacagcaaaaccccatctctacaaaaaaaaaaaaaaaaaaaaaaaacacaaaaaaattagctgggcatgcaagcgtgtgcctgtagttccagctactcaggaggctgaggcaggaggatcacttgagcccaggaagtcaaggctgcgtgagccatgatcatgccattgcaatccagtaTGTGACactaagactccgtctcaaaaaaaaaaaaaagaaaattaaaatgtgtaagaTACTGTATTAGCAATATAAAAAGCATTTGGTGTTAAAATGTTGGTATTATAATTCCTCAGGATAAAACTTACTTTGTGATTGTTTTCTATAACTCAAGATATGATGCTTAGAGCTCCTCCAATCAAGTGTTTCCAGGAAGTGAAAACTTGTAGGACAGAAATTTAGGCTGGGTTCATTTGTATCACACAGACCTATTCTTCATTCAAGTTCTGATATATTTAACTATGTAGCTCCTGTAACAGTTTAATGGAATCTCACCTCCCTAAAATtcattatgcatttttttttgaaatccaaACTCATTAACACTTGCTTTCACTGTTGTCCAAGGCAGGCACATCTTTAAAAATGGTTTGTTGGACTTAGCTTTCagctaaatatataataaataaaacaaaacaagcagtTAAATGAAGTGTAATGGGCCAGAGAGCTTCAGCTTTTATTTCCTTACTGCTcagtaaaaagagaaaaccatCAATGTCCACGTATTCTGTAATCCACAGAACAAGTCCGGGGCTACAGCTACACTGTCCACAGTTGCAATTCaaattagataaaaaataaaaattcagttctttAGTCATACCAGCCACTTTTCCAATGCTCAAGATTAATAAAATGTCAAACCATAAAGACATTTACATGTCGCTCACTCCATTTACTTAAAGTTGGCTAGACATCAGAGTATACTAGGAGCTCAGGAGTACAAGACACTGTTCCTTCAAAAAGCTCAGAATAGTTAAGGTAATTTAAATCAGCAATGACAACAACCCCAGAAGTACTATGACCCACGCAGTACAAACTGCTCAAGAGTCAGAAGAAAACTGCTTTTTTAAAAGGGGAGTTTGGCTCATAGAACAACAGACCATGGAAGGCATGACCAAAGGGGAGATGACATTTGAATCTGCAGGATTAAAAGCAGCAAGGGTAGCATTCCAAAAAGAACCACCCCACAAAGATATATGATGTCTCTATGATTTGGGTAACTGCAATTCATTCCATGTGACTTCAGGAGAGAGGTCATGTTTGTTTGTGTAGTATGTGGAAaatagtgaaaaatgaaaaagctgTTAAATTGAGGAAAGTCTATCCAGGGACCTTATGCATCACATTCACGAGGACAGAATTCATCCTGTaaaccaggggtgtccaatcttttggcttccctgggccacactgcaAGAACTGTCTTGGGTCACATATAAAGGACAGctgatgagcaaaaaaaaaaaaacagacaacaacaacaaaaaaaacaccccgcaaaaaaaactcctaaaattttaagaaagtttacgaatttgtgttgggtcgcattcaaagctgtcctgggtcCCATGCGGCCCGCGGGTTAGACAACTTGCTGTAAACAGTACAAGCCAGTAATGGAGTTTCATCTGTCATTTTCATGCTCTATCTTCCTTTAGGACAACCATCCTAACAAGATGTAAGATGGATCAAAAGATAACCCTAAGGACAGAGACAGCAATTTGGAAGCTATCACACAGGCATCTGAGATCAGTTACTAACTGGTAAGAACAGAAATGAGAGGTatttagaggaagaaaaagggagaTGTTGCCTAACCTCAGATCCAATTCTCTGTAAAGCAGTAGTCAAGATCACCTGAACTGTGAAGACGGTCAGGGATAGAATCCCAGATAAGgaaaaaggataaaatgaaaatcaaggTAAACATTTAAGAACGTGAACTAGGGAGGAATAAAAGCACTGCTGGGTAAGAGTCAAGCCCCAGCTCAAGCCTTAATTTGTGGTGGAACCAATCTGTCTGGTTTCGCGAGACACCAGGCTACCCAAGATCAAGAGAGGGAGAAAGCTAGTGCTATGTCTGAATACTAGAGGAGCAAGTACAACAAATGGAAAATGGGATCAAGTATGAGTGAGAGTTGCTAAGATGCCTGGTAGGGATGCAAAGGGGTACAGAGCCTGGGGAGAGAGGGTGAGGGAGGGAAGCACTGGTTTCTCAAGCAAAGGCTAAAATTTTTCTATTAAGATTTAACCTGATGCTACACTTTGGTGGTGCAGCAAGGGTCTCAAATGGTATAAAACTCAGGTGATCATGCTTTATGTCTGTCTCTAGAAAAATGCTCCAAAAATGATAAGCAGTGATAATCCGCAGTCTCGTTGCATAAAATCAGCCCCAGGTGAATGACTAAGCTCCATTTCCCTACCCCACCCTTATTACAATAACCTCGACACCAACTCGAGTCCGTGGGAAGATAACTAATCGGAGTCGCCCCTCAAATCTTACAGCTGCTCACTCCCCTGCAGGGCAACGCCCAGGCACCAAGTTAGCCCCTTAAGCCTAGGCAAAAGAATCCCGCCCATAATCGAGAAGCGACTCGACATGGAGGCGATGACGAGATCACgcgaggaggaaaggagggagggctTCTTCCAGGCCCAGGGCGGTCCTTACAAGACGAGAGGCAGCAGAGAACTCCCATAAAGGTATTGCGGcactcccctccccctgcccagaAGGGTGCGGCCTtctctccacctcctccaccgCAGCTCCCTCAGGATTGCAGCTCGCGCCGGTTTTTGGAGAACAAGCGCCTCCCACCCACAAACCAGCCGGACCGACCCCcgctcctcccccacccccacgaGTGCCTGTAGCAGGTCGGGCTTGTCTCGCCCTTCAGGCGGTGGGAACCCGGGGCGGAGCCGCGGCCGCCGCCATCCAGAAGTCTCGGCCGGCAGCCCGCCCCCGCCTCCAGCGCGCGCTTCCTGCCACGTTGCGCAGGGGCTCGGGGCCAGACACTGCGGCGCTGGGCCTCGGGGAGGACCGTACCAACGCCCGCCTCCCCGCCACCCCCGCGCCCCGCGCAGTGGTTTCGCTCACGTGAGACTCGAGCCAGTAGCAAGGGCCCGGTCCCACAGCTTCGACAGCCAATCAGGTGTCGAAGGCAAGCAGGCGGCGGGTAAACCGACTCCCCCGAAggaaggggagggtgggaggacgcCCGCGCCAGAGCCAATTTCACTGACCCTCCCCTCCCGCCGCAGGAGGCCGGCCGCGCCCGCACACCCAGCATCTCTCCACCCCACCTACCTACCCGCCCCACCCAGGGGGCAACGCGAGAGTCGCTAAGCGGCTGCGCACTCCCGACGGTGTAACTGACAGGAGCTTTACTCCAACCAGAATACGCCATTTGTGTTTTCACACACGGCGGGAGGAGAAACGGCCAATCAGCGACAAGAGGCTAGCCGGAAGCGCTCCTCCCTCTGCGAGAGCAATGGCTCCGTCCGGTTTCGAGCATTTTCcgctcccttctccctccccctccgGTTGCCGCAGGGCGGGCCTCCCTCCCGCCTGCATCCAGCCACCCCTTTCCCTCCCAACGTAACAAACATTATGTTCCCGACTTCCCACGGGAAAGGCAACCCCCGCAAGCCACCAGACGGCCCCCCTACCCACCCATCCCCCCAGTGCACCGCACCTCCCCTCCCACCAGAGTTCCGCTCCCCTACCTAGCCGAGGCTCTCTGAGGAGCCGGAGCGCCGAAGCACAGCCTCTTCTCTAGGCGGCCCCGGCGGCTTCCGCTGATTGGCGGCGAGTGGGCCAATGGGTGCGGGGCGGTGGGCGGAGAGGCCAATGGCGCGGCGGGAGGGGGCGTGTCCCGGGTGCCCCTGGCGCCGGCGCTGGGAATCCCCGTGCGGTCAGTGGCGTTTCCGCTCGGGCAGCGGGCTGAGTgagctgccgccgccgccgccgccgccgctgccgggGGAGGGGCGGCCGCCGCCCGCCTGCGCTCAGAGACTCACGCAGCCCCAGTCCCGCCAGTCCGCCAACACAGTAGTGCCGGCCCCCCTCTTTCCCTggccctcccccctccccgccttTGGCTCGCTCCGCCtttctgccccccacccccacctcacgGGTACGGGCCATTCCCGGCCAGGAAACGCCGTGGCGCCGCGTTGGGCCTAACTCGAGTCCTGCCGCCTCCCGGGAGTGCCGTGCGCCGCAGCCCGGGCCCAGGCCCCGGCAGCGCCTGGGACAAGGTAAGGGTCCGACAGAAAAGAGACCGAACCTCACGATCGGGCCCCAGGGGAGGGAAGGGTCACCTCCTCCGTCTCCCCGCGCTCGCTCTCCTTGGGTCGTGGGCCTGGCCCTCCCCAAGCTCTTAGGAGGATGCTGCCCCTTCTCACCCCCCTCGCCGCCTCGCACACACCGTTGCAACACCCCATTTTCCCAGGGAGAGAGGCCCCCCTCTAATCTAGGCGACCCAACTCCCCTTTTCATGTCTTTCCTGGGTCAGGACGCTTCCCCTCCCCCAACGCCTCTTCACCCCCTTTCCTGGGAACTGCCTACTCCACGTTTACCTTTCCCTTGAGGAGAGGCCTCTTGCTGCCCTCCGCTCGAAATACACAGGCatactttttttctctgcccGATCCCCCACTCCCTACCCCCGTTCTCGCGGCCTTGTGACAGACAACTCTGATCGCTCTGGGGGCCGCGATCTCCCCTCCGTAATCTTCCTGGACGCCTTCCCTCTCGTTTTCTGGCTTCCCACCTCAGATGGCTGCTTCCCAAAGGCATTACCTTCGCCACCCCCACCACACGTTCTCTGGCTCCCCGTGGCGTGTGCCACAGCGTGTCTGAGATAGCCTCGTTGAACGTGTAGGGTTCGAGCCTGGAGTTGAGCCAGATTGTGTCGTTTTACTTGCCTTGGGCGTGGAGAACGATCTTGTGAGAATATCTtcaaaggcagaaaaatattCCCTTTATGAATTCTATTTCCCTCTGCGTGTAAGTCGGGAATGTGAAGAGGAGTGTAGGAAAGAGCCCTGGCTCAAGTAGGTAAATCGCATGAGAGGGAAAGTTAAACTGTTGGGAAAGCCCCTTCTATGCTAATTGATTCTATAGAGTCCTTGCTTGTCTCACTTCTTGGGCGTCAGTGGTCTTTCTCTTGGATACGGATGCTGCAGTCAGCTCTGCTGGTCTGGGTCAGGCGTGCGTGTGTGACCTGCATTTTCTGCTTTCTCATGTTACTTGTGCAATGTATTCACCGGTAACTCATTTCTTTCCCAGACCTCTGGATTCCACTGGGCTTTGTCTATATTTAAGTTCATTTCTCCAGTTTCCTTCGTGCACATAGGTACTGAACGAATCCCCAAGTTCTCTGCTAATTACCTTCATCAGTTGACTAAACAAGTTTTTAGATGACATATTTGTGACCAAGGtcatatttacatttctttgttgGACAGATGTTACATAGCTATACTTGTGATTGGGGAGGATCCAGCTGAGTGGAGTGTGCTGAGCTTTTTAGGAGAGTGTGTACTCcctatttgaaattattttttggttgttatattattaatgtttttaGGTCACAGAAAGTTCTAAGTGGTAATTTTAGATGTGTGGGATCTGAGCTAGGACTAAAGCAGAGACTACTCACGTAATCAGAGGTTTCTGGGCTCCATAGAGGACGTAGGGCTCTTTTTTTTGTATTGGATTTCTTCCAGTTTTCTCAGGATCATTAGTTCT harbors:
- the LOC739244 gene encoding uncharacterized protein LOC739244, with the translated sequence MAYSGWSKAPVSYTVGSAQPLSDSRVAPWVGRVGRWGGEMLGVRARPASCGGRGGSVKLALARASSHPPLPSGESVYPPPACLRHLIGCRSCGTGPLLLARVSRERNHCAGRGGGGEAGVGTVLPEAQRRSVWPRAPAQRGRKRALEAGAGCRPRLLDGGGRGSAPGSHRLKGETSPTCYRHSWGWGRSGGRSGWFVGGRRLFSKNRRELQS